Within the Streptomyces sp. NBC_00353 genome, the region TTCGCGCTGCGCGGGTCAAGGTGGCGCTGGCCCGGGCGGTCCCGACGCTGCCCGAGGGACCGGGGTGGTGGTACGAGCCGAAGTTCGACGGTTCTCCAGACATTCAGATGTGTCTCGCGTCGTTAATCACTTGCCTGGTACGACCTCACCGGTGAGGATCAGCGGGTGCTTACAGCTGGTGCGGACGGGCGCGCGGGAATCAACACCGCCCTGGTGAAGCGGTTGATCACCACCCAGTTCCCTCAGTGGAGCCGTCTGCCCGTGGTCCCGGTGGCTGTGGACGGCTGGGACAACCGCACCTACCGCCTCGGTGACGGCATGACGGTCCGCCTGCCCACCGCAGCCGGCTACGCCCCTGCGGTCGACAAGGAATGCGACTGGCTGCCTCGCCTGGCCCCCGCGCTGCCGGTGGCTGTCCCCACCGTCCTGGCCAAGGGAGCCCCCGGCGCGGGATACCCCTACCCCTGGTCCGTGCGCGGCTGGCTGCCCGGCGAGACGGCTTCTCCCGAACGCGTCGACGACATGACCCAGTTCGCCACCAGTCTCGCCGGGTTCATCCTCGCCCTTCAGCGCTGTGACCCCACGGGCGGTCCTCTCGCCGGGGCGCACAGCGGCTATCGCGGCGCGTCACCCGCCCACTACGACGACGAGACGCGTCGCTGCATCACCGCTCTGAGCGGCCGGATCGACACCGTGAGGGCCACCGAGACCTGGCAAGCGGCACTCGAGGCCCAA harbors:
- a CDS encoding aminoglycoside phosphotransferase family protein, whose product is MLTAGADGRAGINTALVKRLITTQFPQWSRLPVVPVAVDGWDNRTYRLGDGMTVRLPTAAGYAPAVDKECDWLPRLAPALPVAVPTVLAKGAPGAGYPYPWSVRGWLPGETASPERVDDMTQFATSLAGFILALQRCDPTGGPLAGAHSGYRGASPAHYDDETRRCITALSGRIDTVRATETWQAALEAQWRGTPVWFHGDIGGNNLLVTDGKLSAVIDFGTSGIGDPACDLVIAWTMLREESREAFRDTVDQDDGTWARARGWALWKSLLTLTQCSDPRDGQVAIHLDVIDAVLADHERFA